The Burkholderia pyrrocinia genomic sequence CCTGCCGGCCGAGAATTGTCGCGCCGAAACGTCAGTCCTTATCCTTTCAGACAGGTCTGACGATGCTTTCGAATCCTTGATGCCATAATCCCGAGCGTGCGCAGCCGAAACGGTTGCGCGCGTTTTTTTTTGCCCCTTTGCCGCCGCTTGCCGGTTCTCTTTCGTCGCCGTTCGCACTGCCATGTCGTTCCGCATGTTTGCTCTGCCTTCCCGGTCCCGCCAGGACCGTTTGCCGGCATTGCCGGCGTCTTTCAGCGGAGCACGCAACGCGACGTGCGGGCGGGCTGCACGATGACCCCGCTCGATCGCCTCCTCGATTTCTTCTCCCGCCTTTCGTTCCGGATCCGCCTGCCGCAAAGCCGCGGCGGCCGCGTCGCGCTGGCGCTCGTGTTCATCTATTTCGTCTGGGGTTCGACCTACAGCGGCCTGCATTTCGCGCTGCAGTCGTTCCCGCCGCTGCTGCTGTCGGGGTTGCGCAACCTGCTCGGCGGGATCGGCCTGTTCATCTTCGCGCTGCGGCGCAAGCCCGAATGGCCGACTCTGCTGGAGATCCGCAACTCGGCGATCGTCGGCACGATGCTCGTCGCGCTGTCGTCGGGCACGATCGCGCTCGGGATGCGCACGGTCAGCAGCGGCTCGGCCGCGGTGATGGTGGCCACGGTGCCGCTGTTCGCGACCGTGATCGCGGCGGTGGCCGGGCGGCCGGTGACGAAGGGCGAGTGGGCGGCCGTCGCGCTCGGGATGGTCGGCATCGTCGTGCTGAATTCGGGCGGCGCGGCAGCCGCGAACTCGGCGCTCGGCACGATCTGCGTGCTGGCCGGCGCGCTGTTCTGGGCGGGCGGCGCGCATCTCGCGACGCGGCTCAAGCTGCCGTCCGACCTGTTTTTGTCCACGTCGCTGCAGATCGGCCTCGGCGGGCTGATGTCGACGCTCGTCGCCTGGCTGCTCGGCGAACGCGTCGAGCAGCTGGCCGTCGGGCCCGTGTTCGCGTTTCTGTACCTGATGGTGTTCTGCACGATGGCCGCGTATGTCGCGTACGGCTATCTGATCCGCCACACGAGCCCGATCATCGCGAGCAGCTGCATGTACGTGAACCCGATCGTCGCGGTCGCGCTCGGTGCGCTGCTGCTTGGCGAACCGGTGACGATGGCGACCGTGGTCGCGACCGTCGCGATCCTCGGCAGCGTCGGGCTGTCGTTCGTGTTCGATCCGGCGCGCCGGCCCGCGGCACGCGCGGCGGCTGCCGGTTCGCCGGTCGCGGCGGCCGCGTCGACGGCGGACGTTGCGTCCGCACCCGATCAGATCGCGCTGCCGGAAGCGGCGCCCATCCTGGCACCTTCCGCTGTCCCGCTGGCGGTACCGACGCCGGCTGCCGTGATGGATCCGACGGTGGTCATGGATCCGGCGCAGGCGTTCGCACCGCCGGCCGCGGGCGAACCGGCGGCACCGCGCGCCGACGCGTGATGCCGGCGCCGCCGGTCGTGCTCAGCCGCGCCGGCCGCCGCGATGGTGGGACCAGCCCGCGAGCGCGGTGAACAGCAGCCCGGCTGCACACATGCCGGTCCAGCCGAACGCGTGCCATGCGGCGACGCCGGCCGACGAGCCGAGCGCGCCGCCGATGAAATAGCACACCATGAACACCGTGTTGACGCGGCTGCGCGCCTCGGGCTTCAGCGCATAGATGCGCGACTGGTTCGAGATCTGCGCGGCCTGCACGCCGACGTCCAGCACGATCACGCCGATCACGAGCCCGACGAGGCTCGAGCCCGACAGCGCGAAGATCACGAACGACAGCGCGAGCAGCGCGATCGCGAGCGAGATGATCGTGCGCGGGCCGCGCGTGTCCGCGAAGCGGCCCGCGTAGGGCGCCGCAAGCGCGCCTGCCGCGCCGACGATCCCGAACAGGCCGGCCGCCTGCGGGCCGAGATGGAACGGCGCGCCGGCGAGCAAGAGCGTGAGCACGGGCCAGAACGCGCTGAACGCCGCGAACAGCGCGGCGCCCGTCAGCGACGCCTCGCGCAGCCCGCGCAGTTCGACCGCCAGATGCCACATCGAGCCGAGCAGCTTGCCGTACGGCAGCGTCGACGTCGGCGAGCTGCGCGGCAGCCGCAGCACGATCACGGCGGCCAGCGCGATGAGCGCCGCAACCGACGCGCCGAACACCGCGCGCCAGCCGAAATACTCGGCGACGAAGCCGGCGGCCGTGCGCGCGAGCAGGATGCCGAGCAGCAGGCCGCTCATCACGGTGCCGACCGCGTGCCCGCGTTCGGCGGGCGGCGCGATCTCGGCCGCGAACGGCACGGCCTGTTGCGCGATGGTCGCGAGCACGCCGATCGCGAGGCTCGCGACGGCGAGCACGGCCAGCGACGGCGCGGCGGCCGCCACGATCAGCGCGACCGACAGGCCGACGATCTGCATCAGGATCAGCCGGCGGCGATCGAAACGGTCGCCGAGCGGCGCGAGCAGGAACATCCCGGCCGCATAGCCGAGCTGGGTCGCGGTCGGCACCGCGCCGATCCACGACGCGCCGTCGGGAAAGGCCGAGCGGAAGCTGTCGAGCAGCGGCTGGTTGTAGTAGATGTTCGCGACGGACACGCCCGCGATCGTCGCGAGCAGCAACAGCAGGCTGCGCGAGTAGTGGGGCGAGGCGGCGTCGGTCGGACGGTCGGTGGAGGCGGTGGACATGGCTGCGCGGGCGAAGTTGGGCGGCGCGGCGCGCGGCGCACGCGTCGGGTGCGCAGGCGGGCCGGGCGCCAGCCGAGGCTGCCGATCATACCGGAGCACCGTGAATCCTGCCGGGCGCGGCGAACCGGCGAACCGGCGAACCGGCGAACCGGCACAACCGGCACAACCGGCACAACCGGCACAACCGGCACAACCGGCACAACCGGCACAACCGGACGCCCGTTATCGCACGTCCTTCACGCGGTCAGTCGACCAGTTCCCCCGTCGGCTCATAGAACGGATAAGGCCCGGCGCCTTCGTCCACATACACGTGGTGCGACGTCATCCCCGTATCCGGCGCATAACGATGCACCGCGAACGCCGACGGTTCGAGCCGGAACGCGGATGGCGCATCGGCCCGCAGGTCGAACGCGACCTGGTGCGCGGGCGCCGGCACGGCCGACGCGAGCGTGCCGCCGAAACGCGTAAACATCGTGCGGTGCACGTGGCCGCACAGCACGCGTTCGACGTTCGGATAAGCACGCAGCAGTGCGTCGAGTTGCGCGGCGGCGGCGGGCGCGAGGCGCAGTGCGTCCATATGGCCGATCCCCGACACGAACGGCGGGTGATGCAGCGCGACGATCACCGGGCGATCGCGTGCGGCGTCGAGCTGCGCGGCGAGCCATTTGAGCCGTGCGTCGCACAGGTCGCCGTGGCTCGCGCCGGGCACCTGCGAATCGAGCGCGAGCACGCGCACCGCGCCGACGTCGAGTGCGTACTGTACGAATTCGCCGTCCTGCAGTTCGGCGCGATCGGCGAACGCGCGGCGCAGCCCGGCGCGGTCGTCGTGATTGCCGATCATCAGGTAGTACGGAATCTCGAGCGGCGCGAGCAGGGCGCGCAGGTTGGCGTATTCGTCGTCGTGGCCGAAGTCGGTCAGGTCGCCGGTGACGAGCACGGCGTCGGGGCGCGGCACGAGCGCGTTCAGCTTCGCGATGCAGCGCGCGAGCGCGGCCGCCGTGTCGACGCGCCGGTACGCGAGCTGGCCCGGCCGCTTGATGTGGAGATCGCTGATTTGAGCTAGCAGCATCGTCGGTTCTCGGAATCGTCTGGTTATTGTGGGTGCGGCGTCATGCGCCGCGGTGGGGCGTGCATCCGTGGTGCATTCGAAGCGCATTACGCGCCGAGCGCGATCAGTCCTTCCGGTGCAATCGTAATGCCGACCGCGGTGCCGTGCGCGAGCGCGATGCGGCCCGGCACGTCGATCACGAGCGCGTCGGGCGCCGCGTGCTCGATCGTGAGCCGCGTGCGCTCGCCGAGGAACGCGCATGCACCGACCGTGCCGCGCAGCGGCGCATGCGCGGGATCGGCGAGCTGTGCATCCTCGGGGCGGAAGAACCACTCGTCGGCGGCATGCGGCGTGACGATCGCGCCGCCCGTCGTCACGAGCGCGCCATCGCGCCATTGTCCGCCAAGCCGGTTCAGCGTGCCGATGAACTGCGCAACCGTACGATTGGCCGGCCGGTAGTAGATGTCGCGCGGCGTGCCGATCTGTTCGATGCGGCCCGCGCCCATCACGACGATCCGGTCGCCGAGCTCCATCGCTTCGGCCTGGTCGTGCGTCACGTAGACCGTCGTCACGCCGAGCTCGCGCAGCAGCGCATTCATCTCGCGACGCAGCACGTCGCGCAGTTTCGCGTCGAGTGCCGTCAGCGGTTCGTCGAGCAGCAGCACGCGCGGCCGCACCGCGAGCGCGCGCGCCAGCGCGACGCGCTGGCGCTGGCCGCCCGACAGCTGATCGATCGGCTTGTCCGCGTGCGCGTCGAGCCGCATCATCGCGAGCAGTTCGTCGACGCGTTCGCGCAGCGCGCGCGGCTCGGTCTTGCGGATCTTGAGCCCGTAGCCGACGTTGCCGCGCACCGTCAGGTTCGGAAACAGCGCGTAGTTCTGGAACACCATGCCGACCTGCCGGCGCTCGATCGGCAGTGCGGTCACGTCGTCGTTGCCGAACGCGATCGTGCCGCCGGCGTCCGGCGTGTCGAGGCCCGCGATCAGGCGCAGCGTCGTCGTCTTGCCGCAGCCCGACGGCCCGAGCAGCACGAGCGTTTCGCCCGCGCCGATCGACAGGTCGAGCGGTTCGAGCACGCGCGTGCCGCGGAACGTCTTCGCGCAGCCGGTCAGGGTGATGGGAGTGGAATCGAGTTTCATAGTTGGTTCAACGAGGGCGGCGCTTGAGTGCACGCGTGCCGGACGGATCGACACCGAGCCATTGCATCGCGACGAGGAGCGGCAGCGTCATCAGCAGGAACAGGATCGTGTATGCGCTGCCGACTTCGAGGCGCAGCGATGCATAGGTATCGGCGAGCCCGACGGGCAGCGTCTTGGTGTCGGGCGTATGCAGCATCCACGTGAGGTTGAATTCGCCGATCGACAGCGTGAGCACCGCGAGCGCGCCCGCGACGATGCCGGGGCGCAGGTTCGGCAGCACGATCGTGACGAAGCGCGTGACGAACGACGCACCGAGGCTGGCCGCGCCTTCCTCGAGCGTGCGCAGGTCGGCGCCGGCCGCGACGGCCGCGACCGCGCGCACCATGAACGGCAGCGTGAACACGACGTGGCCGACGACGATGAACCACAGGCTCATCCGGAACGCGGTGAAGCCGCCGTACACGACCAGCAGCGCGAGCGCCGACGCGAGGCCGGGCAGCGCGACCGGCAGCACGAGCGCTTCCTCGATCGCGCGCGAGATGCGGCTCTTGCTGCGCGCGAGCGCATAGCCGGCTGGCACGCCGACCGCGAGCACGATCGCGAGCGTCGCGAACGCGACATAGAGCGACAGCGCGACCGAGCCGTGATACTGCTGCCACACCTGTTCGAGCCAGCGCAGCGTGAGGCCGCTCGACAGTCCGCGGAAATAGTTGACGGTCAGGCCAGCGAGCACCGACATCACGACGGGCACGATCAGGAACGCGCACAACAGCAGCGTGACGCCCCATTGCAGCGCGGCGATCGCACGCGCGCCCGTGACGCGCGGCGCGCGGCGCGCGACGCCGTTCGCCTGCGCGGGAACGGAAGCGGGAGCGGGCGCCGGAGACGGCGCGGAAGAGCCGGAAAGCGATTGCATGCAGGAATCCTCAGGCCGCGGCGGCGGCGGTGTGGCCGGTGAAGCGGCGCGCGAGCGCGAGCACGGCCCAGGTGACGATGCCGAGCACGATCGACAGGCCGGCCGCCGTCGCGATGTTCGCGTTCAGCGTGAACTCGGTATAGATCGTCATCGGCAGCACGTTCAGGTCGGTGGCCAACGTGAACGCGGTACCGAACGCACCCATCGCGGTCGCGAAGCAGATCGCGCCGGCCGCGATCAGGCCGGGCGCAAGCGCGGGCAGCACGATGTCGACGAAGATGCGCCACGGCGACGCGCCGAGCGAGCGCGCGGCTTCCTCGAGCGACGCGTCGAGCTTCGACGCGGCCGCGATCACGGTGACGATCACGCGCGGAATCGAGAAGTACAGGTAGCCGACGAACAGGCCCGCGACCGAATACGCAAACACCCATTTGTCGCCGGTGAGCTTCGCGGACAGCATGCCGATCAGCCCCTGGC encodes the following:
- a CDS encoding EamA family transporter translates to MTPLDRLLDFFSRLSFRIRLPQSRGGRVALALVFIYFVWGSTYSGLHFALQSFPPLLLSGLRNLLGGIGLFIFALRRKPEWPTLLEIRNSAIVGTMLVALSSGTIALGMRTVSSGSAAVMVATVPLFATVIAAVAGRPVTKGEWAAVALGMVGIVVLNSGGAAAANSALGTICVLAGALFWAGGAHLATRLKLPSDLFLSTSLQIGLGGLMSTLVAWLLGERVEQLAVGPVFAFLYLMVFCTMAAYVAYGYLIRHTSPIIASSCMYVNPIVAVALGALLLGEPVTMATVVATVAILGSVGLSFVFDPARRPAARAAAAGSPVAAAASTADVASAPDQIALPEAAPILAPSAVPLAVPTPAAVMDPTVVMDPAQAFAPPAAGEPAAPRADA
- a CDS encoding MFS transporter, with amino-acid sequence MSTASTDRPTDAASPHYSRSLLLLLATIAGVSVANIYYNQPLLDSFRSAFPDGASWIGAVPTATQLGYAAGMFLLAPLGDRFDRRRLILMQIVGLSVALIVAAAAPSLAVLAVASLAIGVLATIAQQAVPFAAEIAPPAERGHAVGTVMSGLLLGILLARTAAGFVAEYFGWRAVFGASVAALIALAAVIVLRLPRSSPTSTLPYGKLLGSMWHLAVELRGLREASLTGAALFAAFSAFWPVLTLLLAGAPFHLGPQAAGLFGIVGAAGALAAPYAGRFADTRGPRTIISLAIALLALSFVIFALSGSSLVGLVIGVIVLDVGVQAAQISNQSRIYALKPEARSRVNTVFMVCYFIGGALGSSAGVAAWHAFGWTGMCAAGLLFTALAGWSHHRGGRRG
- a CDS encoding phosphodiesterase; translated protein: MLLAQISDLHIKRPGQLAYRRVDTAAALARCIAKLNALVPRPDAVLVTGDLTDFGHDDEYANLRALLAPLEIPYYLMIGNHDDRAGLRRAFADRAELQDGEFVQYALDVGAVRVLALDSQVPGASHGDLCDARLKWLAAQLDAARDRPVIVALHHPPFVSGIGHMDALRLAPAAAAQLDALLRAYPNVERVLCGHVHRTMFTRFGGTLASAVPAPAHQVAFDLRADAPSAFRLEPSAFAVHRYAPDTGMTSHHVYVDEGAGPYPFYEPTGELVD
- a CDS encoding ABC transporter ATP-binding protein — encoded protein: MKLDSTPITLTGCAKTFRGTRVLEPLDLSIGAGETLVLLGPSGCGKTTTLRLIAGLDTPDAGGTIAFGNDDVTALPIERRQVGMVFQNYALFPNLTVRGNVGYGLKIRKTEPRALRERVDELLAMMRLDAHADKPIDQLSGGQRQRVALARALAVRPRVLLLDEPLTALDAKLRDVLRREMNALLRELGVTTVYVTHDQAEAMELGDRIVVMGAGRIEQIGTPRDIYYRPANRTVAQFIGTLNRLGGQWRDGALVTTGGAIVTPHAADEWFFRPEDAQLADPAHAPLRGTVGACAFLGERTRLTIEHAAPDALVIDVPGRIALAHGTAVGITIAPEGLIALGA
- a CDS encoding ABC transporter permease, producing the protein MQSLSGSSAPSPAPAPASVPAQANGVARRAPRVTGARAIAALQWGVTLLLCAFLIVPVVMSVLAGLTVNYFRGLSSGLTLRWLEQVWQQYHGSVALSLYVAFATLAIVLAVGVPAGYALARSKSRISRAIEEALVLPVALPGLASALALLVVYGGFTAFRMSLWFIVVGHVVFTLPFMVRAVAAVAAGADLRTLEEGAASLGASFVTRFVTIVLPNLRPGIVAGALAVLTLSIGEFNLTWMLHTPDTKTLPVGLADTYASLRLEVGSAYTILFLLMTLPLLVAMQWLGVDPSGTRALKRRPR
- a CDS encoding ABC transporter permease, with translation MLDLTFPLRWRVALVAPALAMFAAFWLLPMAALVQVSADGAFFSQYAALLGNARYMKSLGETVALSAGVTLATLALSTISGLLLARREFAGKRVLLALLTFPLAFPGVVVGFMVIMLAGRQGLIGMLSAKLTGDKWVFAYSVAGLFVGYLYFSIPRVIVTVIAAASKLDASLEEAARSLGASPWRIFVDIVLPALAPGLIAAGAICFATAMGAFGTAFTLATDLNVLPMTIYTEFTLNANIATAAGLSIVLGIVTWAVLALARRFTGHTAAAAA